A window of Penaeus monodon isolate SGIC_2016 chromosome 40, NSTDA_Pmon_1, whole genome shotgun sequence contains these coding sequences:
- the LOC119597975 gene encoding nascent polypeptide-associated complex subunit alpha, muscle-specific form-like, with protein sequence MNSACFTPAIFFTSPLTCPGPLSATRPKTRKGPKGSKAPASSAVQIGPQNPAKPLQMSAHAQNGPPLAPWAAPQCPVTPKTVSWCIGPPKNFQAALGFFSPLSTPFGRTWKGDHKPAKRAFKYCGRHPKKSRGLEDVFPAPSDTDFQGHGGGKQLALGAPGFPFRKGPELYGPPPAPPAGPSGVPAYLARVPPTLTSPPFFKWAPILPRPGGVWGPKKAFKAPHACGAVPMGPQPFAATTGSDPETARPPGVFPPQTPTDPQDFSVAPHNFSRKCSLPSLGPHLDGWCACSCAPCAGLLPFFAISSPILASMGSDPGAPLGHNAGGKPQVTLPPDKTYKRAKQSFPAPKGDPPSFSQEGHPNASLLACSSAPLLQPVAQVSRSLHVFHMPRSPFLC encoded by the exons atgaatagtgcctgctttacCCCAGCCATATTTTTTACCAGCCCATTGACTTGCCCGGGGCCTTTATCAGCCACCCGTCCCAAAACCCGAAAAGGACCAAAGG gtagcaAGGCCCCCGCAAGCAGTGCTGTCCAGATCGGCCCCCAAAACCCGGCAAAACCGCTGCAAATGTCTGCCCACGCCCAAAACGGCCCCCCACTGGCCCCTTGGGCTGCACcccaatgccccgtgacaccaaaaACAGTCTCTTGGTGCATaggtccccccaaaaattttcaagcCGCACTAGGGTTTTTCTCCCCCCTGTCCACT CCCTTTGGGCGCACTTGGAAAGGAGATCATAAACCCGCCAAAAGGGCCTTTAAATACTGTGGAAGGCATCCAAAAAAGTCCCGGGGTTTAGAGGACGTGTTccccgctccctctgacactgactttC aaGGGCACGGCGGGGGGAAACAGCTGGCCCTAGGGGCCCCTGGTTTCCCCTTTAGGAAGGGCCCCGAACTCTAtgggcccccgccagcgccacctgcagggccCTCAGGGGTGCCTGcttac CTTGCCCGTGTTCcccccacgctcacgagtccccccttcttcaagtgggcccccATTTTACCTCGgcctgggggggtttggggcccgaaAAAGGCTTTCAAAGCCCCGCACGCTTGT GGAGCGGTTCCCATGGGGCCCCAGCCTTTTGccgcgaccactggctccgacccCGAAACTGcgaggcccccgggggttttcccgccacaAACCCCGACAGACCCA caagatttctctgtagcacctcacaATTTTTCCCGAAAATGTTCCCTGCCTTCATTGGGCCCGCATCTCGACGGATGGTGCGCTTGCTCGTGTGCCCCCTGCGCCGGTCTTCTGcccttttttgccatttcctcccccatacTGGCCAGCATGGGCAGTGATCCCGGGGCCCCTCTGGG GCACAATGcaggggggaaaccccaagtCACACTGCCCCCCGATAAAACTTATAAAAGGGCAAAACAAAGTTTTCCGGCCCCCAAAGGGGACCCCCCGAGTTTTTCACAGGAGGGACACCCAaatgcgtctctcttggcttgttcctccgctcctctgctccaGCCAGTTGCTCAAGtttccaggtcccttcatgtttttCACATGCCCCGGTCACCTTTTTTATGTTAA